The sequence below is a genomic window from Cataglyphis hispanica isolate Lineage 1 chromosome 13, ULB_Chis1_1.0, whole genome shotgun sequence.
tttatataaatatttttaattttcataagtattaaatatttttaataatgctaaaaaaattcttaattatcaGAGGCGAGCCGAGAATCGGCAAAACAAGATTATTGGATGAAATAGCACAGGATATCCCCACAGATATATCATACAATTATATCTCTCTGATGACGAACGATGCTAAggttgacaaaatttttttgcttttatttaatttaatttatgatttcagAAGCacacgtaaaaataattttttttttttatattctggttaaaaatcttgttaatataactatttatttatttaatatttatgtcattAATTCTTCAAATCAAACTTTAAAGATTGATGCTAAACTAGATGAAAATCAATAGTTTCTCTCTTAACACAGGCTTCTTATAATTTGATCCACATGATCTTCTCTAAGCCACTGAATTTCCACATCACTACTAGCCCGAGAGAACGTGAGGAAAGATTGATGTCAGAACTAGGCCAAATACGCGAACCCGAGTTTCTCTGCGTTCTCAATCAGCCCTTCAACGTTCATTTCGCGATGAGTCAACATTACACGGCTCTATCCATGCAGCAAAAGCgcaaaatgttgaaaaagttTCTGCTGAAGCTGCTGAAAAATTGCTTCAAGGAACTATGGGTGATGATCATTGATGACATTCAGTACGGAGATAATGAATCCATGTTATTATTTCCTACGCTGACCAGGCGGAACATCTTCTTTGTTCTTAGTATTGGACACAAGTTCGGCGAAGAATATGAAATGCATCCtggcattttaaaaaaagcacaagtatgaatatcaattaaaaaataaaataaaataaactattttacttaaaagtattatattttcttaactgtttatatgaatattattttttattattttatattccatgtattgtgaaaaatttggtttatatttggataaaaaaaatgattcatatgataaaaaatagcaattacatttaaaatctgttttttaacataatatatatattttttctttatgttttatgatttagtaaaaaaaaaacgtacacataaattgtctttttattaacagattGTTGAATTGAGTTATATAGATAAGTGGTATCATGCAGCACTAGCATGTCAGTTCCTTCAGGTGTACGGAATTCCTCCTGAACTTGAAAAGTTAGTCATTTTAAATacgcaaataatatttgtcaaaaagaATAGAAGATATATGGATCATTATCTGCTTTTTTTGTGCATCTGTGTATATGTTTTCTTGTTTCTCTAGATTGATTCAAGAAAAAAGTTTCGGTAATCCAGGATGGATAGAGAGTTATCTGGTAAGCCTTACGCAATCTGGCAGCATTTTGATAGTGCATATACGCAAAACGATAGCCGAAGAAATGGGTTATGTACTCCCTCCCATTAATATGCTAAAAaggttaaattttaatttcagattttaatttattcgataatactttttcaaataaaataaaaattttttattttaatatagtgtAGAACTACATAAAAgccaaattttaaatttaataatacggGAGAAATagttaattgcaaatataatattaatatattaaattaatagtttgagtataaaattatttcaaatgtatgccaatcaaaaattgtttagatTTGTTTCAGAGGACATCGTGAAAAAAAACGGTGATAACGAAGAAGATCGTTCAGATAGATGGCAGATGTATCGGACAAGTTTTCGAGAAACAGaggaattttttctcaataattctATAACAAGTAATTAACAAGTGgttaataagtataataataatattattttaattttagaatggTCCAATAGCGTTACATTTGCAACGGGTCGAGATTCACAAATCAGATGCAATtgataatgaagaaaaaattgccGTTTGCAAATTTGCGAAAGATTATGTACCAGAAGAGACAGATGCTGAGATGACAATGGacggtaaaaaattattaattattacttatttattaattgacgcatgaaattctaaaatttttaacaatatatttttataatataatttttttctttatttatataaataattatatatatatatatatatatatatatatatatataatatatatagttttactattttatagaCACATTGGATATCTATTCgtctatataaaacaattacaattgattataatacaattgtaTGTTTTATGATGCCAGTAATGATCTTGAAACTCTTCGACTCGTTAACACCATTGGATCAACTATTACTAAAATGTGCATCAGTGTTGGGAGAAATTGTTAATAGAGATATGCTACGGTATCTAATGGCAGACAAATCTATTAGAGAAATTGGACTTGGTAAACAGATcaagaaaatgcaaatttacataataatcttCTAAATCGAAGTGAAGTATAGatcatatatcattttttttttttttttattaataattacgcgGTTTAACTACGGacgtatatatgattaaaagaaaacaaaaagaaaactgtttaaaataatatctatttttatcgcagCCATCCAGAAACTCTTCGAAATTCGAATTTTTGGATGCGCGGGGGGTGATTTCACTACGAGTGGTAGGCCACTGgtattttacagaaatataaaaaaaattagcagaaATACAGAAATTGAATGCGATTGTATAGGCCTCATAATAcaaggtatatatttttaaaaaagtttgtataaaaagatCATGTGCCttgttaaaattctttataatgatgaaagtaaaatttatccaGATGAACTAATTGACTTGCCGCGATACGCATCTTGCGGTTTGATCCATTTCAAAATGTCAATGTTTCGCGAGACTACTTACAGGtattgacaattttattattgccatataattataattaatgatcaaTATTGAGATATCTTAAATTGtccttcttaaattttattaaatatgtaatacttaaaatctaataatactaaaactaaacattaataaaattatattttacttttttatatatgaagatCACTCAcagaaaatcagaaaatagaattacatagcaaagcattaaaatttcttcaaagaCATGTCAGACGATGTATGGCATGTGGCGAGttacaatttgaaaaattattaggcAAATCAGTCGcccaagaaataaaaaggagaAGAGCAACTATTGAGCTTCCTAAAACGTATCAACTTGAAAAAGTGACTTACACTCTCAAGAGAGAAGATGCAGACAaaggtattatatatagaattagtCTGAACTAACTCTGAATCTAGATTGAATctgattttataatgtaaaaatcttaaaatttacaaagattttaaaatcatgTAATGATCTTGTAATGATAAAGAGTTAGTTatgttctaataatatataaatttattgtctgCACAAGACATGGGAGAAGAAAAATCACCGCTTTGTGCCTATATTTTCCGAAAAATCAGGAAGCCAATCAAAACCTTCTCTAACGTTGATTTTACCAATTGCCAATGCCATCTTATATTGACAACCGTCTATGCGCAAATATTGGATCATTGTCAAGGAATCGGTGAGTCAATATaacggagaaagagaaagagaaaaaaagagagagagatatttttcttattttttaattacatacttttttatttattttatataaatttaactgcTTGTTTTTATTAGGAAAGCCAGACATGATCTTGATGGCAATTCTAGAATTTGTGGAGATTTGTTTGGCAGACAACAATGTACCTCAAGCTCGTAGACTTTTGGATGATGCTGAAGTTGTGCTTCaacaagtaataataaaaataaaatctagaataaaaacaataaaataaaaaagaataaaaatgattcttaATGACAGATATTTGAAACTCACAAAGAAGAATCGATATTCTTGTCTTATATCAACGCAAAAATCCAAACTCTTCAAGGTAGATGCCATCTAGAAAGTGGTTTGCTTTCCGAAGCGAACAAAAAACTGAACGATGCAATGAACAGTCTGGGTTATTATTTTCCAGAACACaacttttcaattaatttgaaGTCGACAATTCAACTCGAGTTGTTAAGATGGAAACTGATTTGTCCGAAGCCTTGGAGAATCGATATTGTCGATGAGCtcactataaattatatcgagcAATTGGCTACATGCTTAGCACAAATGTTTGAAGTTTTTAGAGTAAAAATCATTGTTTTGCTTCGTAAAGATATATTCGAGTTAATAGagttatagattattttttgtaaaaaaacaaattattgttgctttacatatttatcattcttattattcttacaatactaaaacttattttacatcaaattttatgagatttgataaaattatacttatcaATGAATATTTGCAGGGAACAAAAGGAATGAAAAAACATGCAAGATTAGCAGCTATATGGAGCTTGAATGCTGCGTTAGAGTCGTCGAGAGATTTTCTCACGCTTTGCACTTCGTTTACGAACATGATGCTTATTGCTCACGTCTATCAAAAAAGGTACCttggcaaataaaataattaaataattatagataaaataattagtccattttaatttcataaaattagcGGATTGATAACCGCCGCAGATATCAGAAAACCATTACGATTTATAGCGTTAttaaatctcatatttttttctattaaaacaataattaaattattttaatattttttagccgGTCAGTTATTCCTTATTTGGAAAAACAGGTTCTCGATATATGTGCGAAAAAAGGAGACTTCCTCGAGCTCCAAGAGCTCAAAGGCATCGCTGAAGTTTATGCCGGAGTATTTTTCTCGCGATGGTTGAGAGGAGAGATTAACAGAGCGATCAGAATCGGCTTTATCGTAACGAGAATGGCGCAAACCATGGATTCCATATTTCTTAAAACGCTTATACTACCGAGATTAGCGCACTTGCTTATGCTTTCACGCCGTCATTCAGAAGTCGTAGTTTTGCTGAGAGAATTGGGTGAGCTCAGTCATCACAATTGCTCAAAATAAACAGTTATTAACAAATGGAATCTatcaaatacaataaattatataaccgACTAAATATACGTTAATTGCATACAAaaacatattgaaaaatttaatatattagaattcgCGTCGAAAAACGACTTGGAAAAATCGAGCCGCACATGGTACTACGCTATTTGCGCTGATATACAACTCGACACAGGCATTACAATCCTCTCATTTCAAAATTGCGAACAATATTATCTTCAAGAAGGGGAGTCCATAATCAGTCTGCGCGATCCCGAAGCGGAAAGACGGTATTTTACCTCCATGTGGCTCTGGTAAATACGAGAACCTTTATTTTGCGAATTATAAGTaagattaatcaaaaaataaattattattattaggtttattaaaattaaagctcttgagattctaatatatataaatattaatataaggaGTATTAGAACAGAGCAGTGGGAAGCTATGATTGTTTGGAACAGCAGGAACGTGACAGCCGAGAGTATGGTGGACGAGCACAAAGTGGCGGCTACGATTACGGCTTTGAAGAAACTCGAGGGACTGCTACTTTTGTacggtaataaaaaaaaaaaatataagaatgctCAATCGTTACGCAATATTTTGATGTCATCAAAATAAAGTTACAAATTTGCAGTGCGGGAAGTTACTAATAGAAACATCAACGCGGTAAACACAATgatggaaa
It includes:
- the LOC126854093 gene encoding adenylate cyclase type 10-like; this translates as MNSLGIKNRVSRFRLEQHTKIFASMCPDEILDHYDTYETREYQTTLLLGDISGFTDLTEKYTKTGVGGPSKLSETLNSYIGAMVQEILSHNGDVVKFSGDAFIVMWKLQKGILMRDIATEAMQTACVIQKHFGTYETDVGVTLKVKLAIASGKTYFTSIGDPETLSYYVITGKPVWDVKFAEGLCRGGDILVVSSSWQWANPNEYIYESLPDGKHTLIIACSAMWYQSKTQDIQNDIEDENEDLDRDYTLFDAEPSSITLTDQIDDNFKEHDFEQVDYSLRPKVIKAAKARLKDALRSYIPRPVIRSVELDEPLEHLTEMRQVVILFINVITANVYKERLISLVNKTYRLVCELVNEMHGCVNKTSLFDKDLLFLCVFGLRGDKHELESQIGLRCASRLRQDLLAMSNIKSVTIAVTTGMTYCGVIGHVLRREYTVIGMSVNKAARLMVAYNNKVVCDRESFLHSRLEAKHFILQEPRHLKGITNVGPVYEFQEQINNYPLLGREAEIKVFQEMLTNMIEYFIRKRKMQQLKLDYNKLIIKGEPRIGKTRLLDEIAQDIPTDISYNYISLMTNDAKASYNLIHMIFSKPLNFHITTSPREREERLMSELGQIREPEFLCVLNQPFNVHFAMSQHYTALSMQQKRKMLKKFLLKLLKNCFKELWVMIIDDIQYGDNESMLLFPTLTRRNIFFVLSIGHKFGEEYEMHPGILKKAQIVELSYIDKWYHAALACQFLQVYGIPPELEKLIQEKSFGNPGWIESYLVSLTQSGSILIVHIRKTIAEEMGYNGPIALHLQRVEIHKSDAIDNEEKIAVCKFAKDYVPEETDAEMTMDVMILKLFDSLTPLDQLLLKCASVLGEIVNRDMLRYLMADKSIREIGLAIQKLFEIRIFGCAGGDFTTSGRPLVFYRNIKKISRNTEIECDCIGLIIQDELIDLPRYASCGLIHFKMSMFRETTYRSLTENQKIELHSKALKFLQRHVRRCMACGELQFEKLLGKSVAQEIKRRRATIELPKTYQLEKVTYTLKREDADKDMGEEKSPLCAYIFRKIRKPIKTFSNVDFTNCQCHLILTTVYAQILDHCQGIGKPDMILMAILEFVEICLADNNVPQARRLLDDAEVVLQQIFETHKEESIFLSYINAKIQTLQGRCHLESGLLSEANKKLNDAMNSLGYYFPEHNFSINLKSTIQLELLRWKLICPKPWRIDIVDELTINYIEQLATCLAQMFEVFRGTKGMKKHARLAAIWSLNAALESSRDFLTLCTSFTNMMLIAHVYQKSRSVIPYLEKQVLDICAKKGDFLELQELKGIAEVYAGVFFSRWLRGEINRAIRIGFIVTRMAQTMDSIFLKTLILPRLAHLLMLSRRHSEVVVLLRELEFASKNDLEKSSRTWYYAICADIQLDTGITILSFQNCEQYYLQEGESIISLRDPEAERRYFTSMWLWFIKIKALEILIYININIRSIRTEQWEAMIVWNSRNVTAESMVDEHKVAATITALKKLEGLLLLYVREVTNRNINAVNTMMEIKNIFKYIQNMVKIVKIAIPRYMLMKAYYYMIQSRKSAAVNMLQRTKKLSMKVDNKMIYTWANHCQQNWMGAMSSIHEDLWKEKTIELDYKQDDININESVMVPFTFPLPKFSF